From Treponema sp. OMZ 787:
GTCCGTGCAGAAAAAGAAAGAGAAAGTATGGAGCCCTTATTAACTTGGCTTACAAAGAATAAGATAGGGATAATTCAGCTTGCCTGCCCCGAAACGGAGGTGTACGGGCTGAGACGGTGGGGACATGTGCGTGAACAGTTCGATAATATTAATTACAGAAAAGCATGCCGCTCCATGATAAATAAAACATTGGATGAGGTAAGCGAGTACATCAATAACGGCTGCAGACTTTTGGCTGTAGTCGGTATTGATGGAAGCCCCAGCTGCGGCATTAACTTTTCATGCAGCTCGGAAGATTGGGGCGGAGAGATATCATCAATAAAAGATTTTACAAAAATTAAAAATATAAATTACCCCCGGATTCCCGGCATTTATATGGAAGAACTAAAAAAAATCTTTTTTGAAAATTCCATAACAACAAACTTTATTGCCTACAGCAGCGGGGATACCGTAGATGCTCTTATAAAAAATTTAGAGAGCATTTTGGAGAAAGCATAAGTATCTATTAGGAGAAGAGTATGCACTACATAGGAATTGATATCGGTTCAACGGCAACAAAGACCGTTATAATGGATGAAGATAAAAAAAACATTCTTTACAAAAACCGTATACCTAGCGGATGGAACAGCAAAGAAACGGGAGAGGCTGTCTTAGATTGGGTTAAGGAAACTCTACAAAATGAGAACTTCAAAATAACTGCTACAGGTTACGGAAGAGTAAGCGTTCCCTTTGCAGACAAAACCTTAACCGAAATTTCCTGCCACGGAAAGGGAGCCCACTTTTTGGCAAAAAAAGATGTAACCGTAATCGACATCGGCGGGCAGGATACAAAGGTCATCGTTGTAAAAGACGGCCTTGTAATCGACTTTATTATGAACGATAAGTGTTCGGCCGGTACCGGCAAATTTTTGGAACTCATGGCAAACAGGCTTGGCTTAAGTTTACAGGAAATAAGCGAGTACGCTGCAAGAGGAAACGATTTAAGCCTTTCTTCCGTATGCACCGTCTTTGCCGAGTCCGAAGTAACCTCGCTAATGGGAAAGGGCAGTCCCCGCGAAGATATTGCAAGGGGCGTTATAAATCAAATAGTTTCAAAGGTCGTTTCGCTTGCAAACAGAAAACCCCGCTCCGGCATATATTTTTTGACCGGCGGCTTTAGTTCAAATACCTATATAATAGAAGAAATTTCAAAAAAACTTGAAGCCCCCGTTATATCGGATGACTTGGGAGCCTTTGCCGGAGCAATAGGAGCCTGTATCTTGTCATAGTTAGGCCGGTACTATATTTTTACCTTCGTACCGAACCTCAAGAAGATCCTCATAACTTATACCATTTTTACCTATCCAGTTTTCAACTTCTTCTTTTTGTACATTTTGAAAAAGGCAGGCAAAACCGCAGCCGGCTTTTAAAAATCCCGGGATAGGAATAAGTTTTGCATTTATAGGATTTGTATCTATCATTGAATCACATTGAATTGCGGCTGTTGTTGTTCCAAAGGTAATTATATAATTCATTTTAATTTTTTCCTTTCTGAGACAACTTCCAAAAAGGCTTCAAGCCTTGTTGCAAATTGACCGGCATCTTCTTGAGAATAATCGGATTCTATATGAATATAGGGGAGGCCTTTTTG
This genomic window contains:
- a CDS encoding CD3072 family TudS-related putative desulfidase — encoded protein: MKNIILLSHCLLNPYSQVRAEKERESMEPLLTWLTKNKIGIIQLACPETEVYGLRRWGHVREQFDNINYRKACRSMINKTLDEVSEYINNGCRLLAVVGIDGSPSCGINFSCSSEDWGGEISSIKDFTKIKNINYPRIPGIYMEELKKIFFENSITTNFIAYSSGDTVDALIKNLESILEKA
- a CDS encoding acyl-CoA dehydratase activase; translation: MHYIGIDIGSTATKTVIMDEDKKNILYKNRIPSGWNSKETGEAVLDWVKETLQNENFKITATGYGRVSVPFADKTLTEISCHGKGAHFLAKKDVTVIDIGGQDTKVIVVKDGLVIDFIMNDKCSAGTGKFLELMANRLGLSLQEISEYAARGNDLSLSSVCTVFAESEVTSLMGKGSPREDIARGVINQIVSKVVSLANRKPRSGIYFLTGGFSSNTYIIEEISKKLEAPVISDDLGAFAGAIGACILS
- a CDS encoding DUF3343 domain-containing protein is translated as MNYIITFGTTTAAIQCDSMIDTNPINAKLIPIPGFLKAGCGFACLFQNVQKEEVENWIGKNGISYEDLLEVRYEGKNIVPA